One Cololabis saira isolate AMF1-May2022 chromosome 12, fColSai1.1, whole genome shotgun sequence DNA window includes the following coding sequences:
- the prdm2a gene encoding PR domain zinc finger protein 2 produces MEDSSYWSISELGDDGDIQEEDGIYQDKPSMASELIETSINPKQNTEDECFLCQHCERRFGNREDLERHMHIHAFTKNDAHETETKLLQEESPHKLVSDSSQHQIQFGENTAQGEEREHAEQYMLDVSSNISENLSFYIDGKIVSTSTVSNCELAEVHAGSSALVGLDALIVDPPQICEVLKTDKEIPGQQYAKRRTATPPLLPQIKTELESEVVVSSSSSSLVSTIMENLFPQNSESIVVQKERTVFLSPKLKQLLEKQDGLKPTLALISDGQKPSSPISLSALPSTTGRFKRRTGSPTSSQQQNPTSNEETQVSDTGEVGPASTGQIETQHSSHVQQTANENDDATLSVVEPVVKPVLSNSWPPVTGGNSCNQRPLDLSNTVKRNEDVASVDAVLDLSLQRKNPGESELAFNFVSLANQSNASMVENALMKMGEQKMNLGGPNTPVVTDFTIVTGSEIVTPLEPVTEGLVYGLTLPQSSLTPSPASFNPMTLEPGPPCTIAFASPAQTVLSTAPSLITVLAPSSIANSSTQPIQVVAPNIPPEPMVICTESSLTSQCDLTTAFAATNSANIVTLSQPLDPTLNLPGHVFLTDQIAISPPMVESTARPEVPFTPTVNFNDSLFNSYNIASNTVLIECTIALEAPGSVVPAAVPLQENTAEPPAPTQMVVNHIKQQQIVSVTDPQSVEPTVLVSSITESATLINNTEMVSDCPALSDSSSDPDPVVDIESPTIKDEEASDSSLSNSEIAPKISSPSPEKAEEESSNIAEADSEPQTFTKNFICNVCDKLFHSMKELSHHVGDHADEWPYKCEFCVLLFGEPSDLHDHRSSLHGVGKTYVCSACTKEFVYLCNLKQHQEELHPGQQCTYTEDETGKLRPQNYNNSTKVNTGSSANESPADTKKLVKKEECEVDVAAEELFTTLKIMATDGGKIKGPDVRLGINQHYPSFKPPPFPYHNRSPAGSVASATNFTTHNIPQTFSTAIRCTKCGKSFDNMPELHKHILACANASDKKRYTPRKNPIPLRHFAKSQNGVLSTTNSANGLNASVRVTQGNRPKPSQDPPVKFRMLKKRKKKLVQRVMPQRNKSVPSSNKVSQVQVNDQQEIFVCPHCKREFTMRRSRTKHMAVCPKKPKEIKKRKEGGISVTKENNGHLHRGVSHVREKQEPSPQHKTRLQTSGLTKRPAILPVQTVLSSKRSKIIIKGSTQLKQEAPTLAELPIRTFNPSMRQYSKVQQNIKGMPIKITVVRPQQTTAQKNESRSTQSRQEAANGQSEQSTSA; encoded by the coding sequence TGGTCCATCTCTGAACTTGGAGACGATGGGGACATACAAGAGGAGGATGGCATTTATCAAGACAAACCAAGCATGGCTTCTGAGCTTATAGAAACTTCTATAAACCCCAAACAAAATACAGAGGACGAATGCTTTCTCTGTCAGCACTGTGAGAGACGTTTTGGCAACAGAGAAGACTTGGAAAGACACATGCACATCCATGCTTTCACAAAGAATGACGCAcatgaaacagaaacaaagcTACTTCAAGAAGAAAGCCCTCACAAATTAGTTAGTGACTCATCTCAACATCAAATACAGTTTGGTGAGAATACAGCACAGGGGGAGGAGAGAGAACATGCAGAACAATACATGCTTGATGTCTCTAGCAATATTTCAGAGAATCTAAGTTTTTACATTGATGGAAAAATAGTGTCAACAAGTACTGTCAGTAACTGTGAACTAGCTGAGGTGCACGCTGGGTCTTCAGCTCTAGTTGGACTGGATGCCCTCATTGTGGACCCTCCCCAAATCTGTGAGGTCTTAAAGACGGATAAAGAAATACCTGGTCAACAATATGCCAAGAGGAGAACCGCAACACCACCCCTCTTACCTCAAATTAAAACTGAACTGGAGTCTGAAGTGGTTGTTTCTTCGTCCTCATCTTCACTCGTATCAACGATAATGGAGAATCTGTTTCCACAGAATTCAGAGTCAATAGTTGTACAGAAGGAAAGAACGGTGTTTCTGTCTCCAAAGTTGAAGCAGCTCCTGGAGAAGCAAGATGGTCTCAAACCTACGCTTGCCCTGATTTCAGATGGTCAGAAGCCATCCTCACCCATTTCTCTCTCTGCCCTGCCCTCTACAACCggaagatttaaaagaagaacTGGGTCTCCAACAAGCTCTCAACAGCAAAACCCAACATCTAATGAAGAAACTCAAGTGTCTGATACAGGGGAGGTTGGTCCTGCAAGCACAGGGCAGATTGAGACGCAGCATAGCTCACATGTGCAACAAACAGCCAATGAGAATGATGACGCGACTCTATCTGTGGTGGAGCCAGTAGTGAAACCTGTTTTGTCAAACAGCTGGCCTCCTGTGACCGGTGGGAACTCATGTAATCAGCGACCGCTAGATCTTTCTAATACAGTCAAGAGAAATGAAGATGTAGCATCAGTTGATGCAGTGCTGGATTTGAGTTTGCAAAGAAAGAACCCAGGTGAATCTGAACTGGCATTTAATTTTGTTTCGCTGGCAAATCAATCAAATGCGAGCATGGTCGAAAACGCCCTAATGAAAATGGGCGAGCAAAAAATGAACTTGGGAGGTCCAAACACTCCTGTTGTTACAGACTTTACCATAGTCACAGGTTCAGAGATCGTGACTCCATTGGAGCCTGTTACAGAGGGACTTGTTTATGGACTAACTCTACCCCAGAGTTCGCTGACTCCATCTCCTGCCTCCTTTAATCCTATGACCTTGGAGCCAGGTCCACCATGCACGATAGCATTTGCTTCACCAGCGCAAACTGTGCTTTCTACTGCTCCTTCATTAATCACCGTTTTGGCACCTTCATCTATTGCAAATTCTTCTACTCAACCAATTCAGGTAGTAGCCCCAAATATACCTCCTGAACCCATGGTCATTTGCACAGAAAGTTCATTAACCTCGCAGTGTGATTTAACTACTGCATTTGCCGCTACAAATTCTGCAAACATTGTCACTCTCTCCCAGCCCCTTGACCCCACTCTAAATCTACCTGGTCATGTCTTTCTCACAGATCAGATTGCGATAAGTCCACCTATGGTTGAATCTACTGCAAGGCCAGAAGTGCCATTCACGCCTACCGTGAATTTTAATGATTCTTTGTTTAATTCCTACAACATTGCCAGCAACACAGTGTTAATAGAGTGCACGATAGCTCTCGAAGCCCCAGGAAGCGTTGTCCCTGCTGCTGTCCCCTTACAAGAAAATACAGCTGAACCTCCAGCACCCACTCAGATGGTTGTTAATCATATCAAGCAGCAGCAGATTGTGTCAGTGACAGATCCCCAAAGTGTGGAACCCACTGTTCTTGTGTCGTCCATCACAGAATCTGCAACTCTGATCAATAATACGGAAATGGTGTCCGACTGTCCTGCTCTGAGTGACTCCAGTTCTGACCCTGATCCGGTTGTTGATATAGAGTCACCAACCATAAAAGATGAGGAAGCCAGTGACTCTTCTCTTTCCAACTCTGAAATTGCACCAAAAATCTCTTCACCCTCTCCTGAAAAAGCTGAAGAAGAATCCTCAAATATTGCAGAAGCCGACTCAGAACCGCAGACTTTCACAAAAAATTTCATCTGTAATGTGTGTGACAAACTTTTCCATTCAATGAAAGAGCTAAGCCATCATGTGGGTGACCATGCTGATGAATGGCCTTACAAATGTGAGTTCTGCGTGCTGCTCTTTGGCGAGCCCTCTGACTTGCATGACCATCGATCAAGCCTGCACGGGGTGGGAAAGACTTATGTCTGTAGTGCATGTACAAAAGAGTTTGTTTACCTTTGCAATCTGAAGCAGCATCAAGAAGAACTGCACCCTGGCCAGCAGTGTACATATACAGAGGATGAAACGGGAAAGCTAAGACCTCAAAACTACAACAATTCGACTAAAGTAAACACTGGCTCTTCGGCCAATGAATCTCCAGCTGACACCAAGAAATTGGTGAAAAAGGAAGAATGTGAAGTTGATGTAGCTGCTGAAGAGCTGTTTACAACCCTTAAGATCATGGCCACCGATGGTGGCAAAATCAAAGGGCCTGATGTTCGTCTAGGGATTAATCAACACTATCCCAGCTTCAAACCGCCACCTTTTCCTTACCATAACCGATCACCTGCAGGTTCAGTTGCTTCAGCCACAAACTTCACCACCCACAACATCCCACAAACCTTTAGTACGGCTATTCGGTGCACCAAGTGTGGAAAAAGCTTTGATAACATGCCAGAACTTCACAAACACATTTTGGCTTGTGCAAATGCTAGTGATAAGAAGCGATACACACCTCGAAAAAATCCTATCCCTTTACGCCACTTTGCAAAATCTCAAAATGGAGTGTTGTCTACAACTAATTCTGCCAATGGACTAAATGCTTCGGTTCGAGTCACTCAGGGGAACAGGCCCAAACCAAGTCAAGATCCACCGGTAAAGTTCAGAATgctgaaaaaaaggaagaaaaagttgGTCCAAAGGGTCATGCCACAGAGAAACAAGTCGGTCCCTTCGTCAAACAAAGTGTCACAAGTACAGGTAAATGATCAGCAGGAAATCTTTGTCTGCCCCCATTGCAAGAGAGAGTTCACAATGCGCCGCAGTCGAACCAAACACATGGCCGTGTGCCCCAAGAAACCTAAAgagataaagaaaagaaaagaaggaggaaTCTCTGTCACAAAGGAAAACAATGGACACTTGCACAGAGGGGTTTCTCATGTAAGAGAGAAACAAGAACCATCGCCTCAGCATAAAACAAGGCTCCAGACATCTGGCTTGACAAAAAGGCCCGCTATCCTACCAGTGCAAACTGTGCTCTCGAGTAAAAGAAGTAAGATTATTATAAAAGGGAGCACACAGCTGAAGCAAGAGGCGCCCACTCTGGCAGAACTTCCCATTCGCACTTTCAACCCCTCCATGCGGCAGTATAGCAAAGTGCAGCAAAATATCAAAGGAATGCCCATTAAAATCACCGTAGTCAGACCTCAACAGACTACTGCACAGAAAAATGAGTCGCGTTCCACTCAGAGCCGACAGGAAGCTGCTAACGGCCAATCCGAGCAGAGCACCTCGGCTTGA